One genomic region from Sulfuriflexus mobilis encodes:
- the malQ gene encoding 4-alpha-glucanotransferase, producing MAAARNAASIFAERSAGILLHPTSLPGPLANGDIGHDAYRFIELLHQCGVKVWQMLPLGATHEDKSPYQCLSAHAGNPALISLDWLVDRGWLDRKRIKVAETDDNYRSQCLLQAESQFYTHAGEEWASRLAAFREEHVAWLEDYALFMVLKQKYQWQPWFTWPAVVRHRDVEAMREVSLELADEMAQVIFEQFVFFTQWHEVRAYAARHNVKLFGDMPIFVALDSADVWAKRSNFLMDDDGEMSYVSGVPPDAFSDTGQRWGNPLYDWAFMQANDFDWWKSRFATQVELFDLVRIDHFRGLDACWMIPAREETAIHGHWEDVPGEALLSALFAHFPNLPLVAEDLGVITDKVIALKEAFGLPGMKVLQFAFDGNNKNPHLPHRHRREDLVYTGTHDNDTTLGWAKDKNSYNQKFFKDYSGCESDLAEDKLLAMLRMAMSSVSFLCVLPMQDMLMLGSEARMNVPGTVGGNWQWRFDWQQLKPAMIERMKGLISLYQR from the coding sequence ATGGCCGCCGCGCGCAACGCCGCCAGTATCTTCGCCGAGCGCAGTGCCGGGATATTGCTGCACCCGACCTCGTTGCCAGGACCACTGGCCAATGGTGATATAGGCCACGATGCCTATCGCTTTATTGAGTTATTACATCAATGCGGAGTCAAGGTATGGCAAATGTTGCCGCTGGGGGCCACGCATGAAGACAAGTCACCTTACCAGTGCCTGTCGGCGCATGCCGGTAACCCGGCACTGATCAGCCTCGACTGGCTGGTTGACCGCGGCTGGCTGGATCGTAAACGGATAAAGGTGGCAGAAACGGATGATAATTATCGTTCGCAATGCCTGTTGCAGGCTGAGTCTCAGTTTTATACACATGCAGGTGAGGAGTGGGCATCGCGGCTGGCTGCCTTCAGGGAGGAACACGTCGCCTGGCTGGAAGACTATGCCTTGTTCATGGTCCTGAAGCAGAAATACCAGTGGCAGCCCTGGTTCACCTGGCCGGCGGTGGTTCGTCACCGTGATGTCGAGGCCATGCGGGAAGTCAGCCTGGAACTGGCCGACGAAATGGCCCAGGTGATTTTTGAACAGTTCGTGTTCTTTACCCAGTGGCACGAGGTGCGCGCCTACGCGGCGCGTCACAATGTGAAACTGTTTGGCGATATGCCAATCTTTGTTGCCCTTGACAGTGCCGATGTCTGGGCGAAGCGCAGCAACTTCCTCATGGACGATGACGGCGAGATGAGCTATGTCTCCGGGGTGCCGCCGGACGCCTTCTCCGACACGGGCCAGCGCTGGGGCAACCCGCTGTATGACTGGGCATTCATGCAGGCGAATGACTTTGACTGGTGGAAGAGTCGCTTTGCTACCCAGGTAGAATTATTCGACCTGGTGCGCATCGACCATTTCCGTGGCCTTGATGCCTGCTGGATGATCCCGGCCAGGGAGGAAACGGCAATTCATGGTCACTGGGAAGATGTACCGGGTGAGGCCCTGTTATCCGCCTTGTTTGCGCACTTCCCGAATTTGCCACTGGTGGCCGAAGACCTGGGGGTGATCACCGATAAGGTCATTGCGCTGAAAGAGGCCTTTGGTCTGCCGGGGATGAAGGTGCTGCAGTTTGCCTTTGACGGCAATAATAAGAACCCCCACCTGCCACACCGGCATCGCCGTGAAGACCTGGTTTATACCGGCACACACGATAATGATACGACCCTGGGCTGGGCGAAAGATAAGAATAGCTATAACCAGAAGTTTTTTAAAGACTACTCGGGTTGCGAGAGTGACCTGGCTGAGGACAAGTTGCTGGCCATGCTGCGCATGGCCATGAGTTCCGTCTCCTTCCTGTGCGTGTTGCCTATGCAGGATATGCTGATGCTGGGTTCAGAGGCGAGAATGAATGTGCCCGGCACGGTGGGGGGCAACTGGCAATGGCGATTTGACTGGCAACAGCTCAAACCGGCGATGATTGAAAGAATGAAGGGCTTGATCAGCCTGTACCAGAGGTAA